The following are from one region of the Tachysurus fulvidraco isolate hzauxx_2018 chromosome 24, HZAU_PFXX_2.0, whole genome shotgun sequence genome:
- the LOC113643951 gene encoding UPF0500 protein C1orf216 homolog isoform X3, producing MLKQDRPVNAAFGGHLGGTNSTLRILGNNQRMFEKDGNFNFLGQDENTMTGDENRNQMRPRALGLTSRYPPTSANHYVPGPLSPLSRLPCWSPLEPLPEIDSGEDTGGRVPPDGAEEGKIDEEMRRMSDDEKEEEQEDLMKGKAQERVEDIEEDGVLDWEESDEDFELSYRSESSSPLTIESGDVTGGDSLNFTWDRICVGGSNSENSDATTNLEGKQNAEEDKKAEMHRKRLGGSSLAEEACSDSESDPCSELPELMEAVWTMEDRERFKAEEMEKHHVQLTMYRRLALIRWVRTLQERVQEQQNRLQSSFDIILTHRKELLRMGSAAAAVSQ from the coding sequence ATGCTGAAACAAGATCGACCTGTGAACGCTGCTTTTGGAGGTCACCTTGGAGGTACAAATTCGACCCTGCGTATTCTCGGCAACAACCAGAGGATGTTTGAGAAGGATGGGAACTTCAACTTCCTGGGTCAAGATGAAAACACAATGACTGGAGATGAGAACCGCAACCAAATGCGTCCTCGAGCTTTGGGCCTGACAAGCCGCTATCCACCAACGTCTGCCAACCACTATGTGCCTGGACCCCTGTCTCCCCTCTCTCGCCTTCCCTGCTGGAGCCCCCTGGAACCTCTTCCTGAGATTGACAGTGGAGAAGACACTGGAGGCAGGGTGCCTCCTGATGGAGCAGAAGAGGGCAAAATAGATGAGGAGATGAGGAGAATGAGTGATgatgagaaggaggaagagCAAGAAGACCTTATGAAAGGTAAAGCACAAGAACGGGTGGAGGATATAGAAGAAGATGGGGTGTTGGACTGGGAAGAGAGCGATGAAGACTTTGAGTTGAGTTACAGGTCAGAAAGCTCTTCACCTCTTACCATTGAGAGCGGAGATGTAACTGGGGGAGACTCCCTGAACTTTACGTGGGACCGCATCTGTGTGGGAGGTTCAAACTCAGAAAATAGTGATGCAACCACAAACCTGGAGGGAAAACAGAATGCTGAAGAGGACAAGAAAGCTGAGATGCACCGTAAGAGGCTGGGAGGTTCTAGCCTAGCTGAAGAAGCATGCTCCGATTCAGAGAGTGATCCCTGCTCTGAACTGCCAGAACTCATGGAGGCTGTGTGGACCATGGAAGACCGAGAACGGTTCAAAGCTGAGGAGATGGAAAAGCACCATGTGCAACTGACCATGTACCGTAGGCTCGCCCTGATCCGTTGGGTGCGCACCCTGCAGGAACGTGTCCAAGAACAGCAGAACCGACTCCAGTCCAGCTTCGATATCATCCTCACTCACAGGAAAGAGCTGCTTCGCATGGGCTCAGCTGCAGCTGCTGTTAGCCAGTAA
- the LOC113643951 gene encoding UPF0500 protein C1orf216 homolog isoform X2, giving the protein MWHHNTVDLAIHSQRNMLKQDRPVNAAFGGHLGGTNSTLRILGNNQRMFEKDGNFNFLGQDENTMTGDENRNQMRPRALGLTSRYPPTSANHYVPGPLSPLSRLPCWSPLEPLPEIDSGEDTGGRVPPDGAEEGKIDEEMRRMSDDEKEEEQEDLMKGKAQERVEDIEEDGVLDWEESDEDFELSYRSESSSPLTIESGDVTGGDSLNFTWDRICVGGSNSENSDATTNLEGKQNAEEDKKAEMHRKRLGGSSLAEEACSDSESDPCSELPELMEAVWTMEDRERFKAEEMEKHHVQLTMYRRLALIRWVRTLQERVQEQQNRLQSSFDIILTHRKELLRMGSAAAAVSQ; this is encoded by the exons ATGTGGCACCACAATACTGTTGATTT AGCGATTCACTCTCAAAGAAACATGCTGAAACAAGATCGACCTGTGAACGCTGCTTTTGGAGGTCACCTTGGAGGTACAAATTCGACCCTGCGTATTCTCGGCAACAACCAGAGGATGTTTGAGAAGGATGGGAACTTCAACTTCCTGGGTCAAGATGAAAACACAATGACTGGAGATGAGAACCGCAACCAAATGCGTCCTCGAGCTTTGGGCCTGACAAGCCGCTATCCACCAACGTCTGCCAACCACTATGTGCCTGGACCCCTGTCTCCCCTCTCTCGCCTTCCCTGCTGGAGCCCCCTGGAACCTCTTCCTGAGATTGACAGTGGAGAAGACACTGGAGGCAGGGTGCCTCCTGATGGAGCAGAAGAGGGCAAAATAGATGAGGAGATGAGGAGAATGAGTGATgatgagaaggaggaagagCAAGAAGACCTTATGAAAGGTAAAGCACAAGAACGGGTGGAGGATATAGAAGAAGATGGGGTGTTGGACTGGGAAGAGAGCGATGAAGACTTTGAGTTGAGTTACAGGTCAGAAAGCTCTTCACCTCTTACCATTGAGAGCGGAGATGTAACTGGGGGAGACTCCCTGAACTTTACGTGGGACCGCATCTGTGTGGGAGGTTCAAACTCAGAAAATAGTGATGCAACCACAAACCTGGAGGGAAAACAGAATGCTGAAGAGGACAAGAAAGCTGAGATGCACCGTAAGAGGCTGGGAGGTTCTAGCCTAGCTGAAGAAGCATGCTCCGATTCAGAGAGTGATCCCTGCTCTGAACTGCCAGAACTCATGGAGGCTGTGTGGACCATGGAAGACCGAGAACGGTTCAAAGCTGAGGAGATGGAAAAGCACCATGTGCAACTGACCATGTACCGTAGGCTCGCCCTGATCCGTTGGGTGCGCACCCTGCAGGAACGTGTCCAAGAACAGCAGAACCGACTCCAGTCCAGCTTCGATATCATCCTCACTCACAGGAAAGAGCTGCTTCGCATGGGCTCAGCTGCAGCTGCTGTTAGCCAGTAA
- the LOC113643951 gene encoding uncharacterized protein LOC113643951 isoform X1, which produces MFLLKDQSCDMGAIHSQRNMLKQDRPVNAAFGGHLGGTNSTLRILGNNQRMFEKDGNFNFLGQDENTMTGDENRNQMRPRALGLTSRYPPTSANHYVPGPLSPLSRLPCWSPLEPLPEIDSGEDTGGRVPPDGAEEGKIDEEMRRMSDDEKEEEQEDLMKGKAQERVEDIEEDGVLDWEESDEDFELSYRSESSSPLTIESGDVTGGDSLNFTWDRICVGGSNSENSDATTNLEGKQNAEEDKKAEMHRKRLGGSSLAEEACSDSESDPCSELPELMEAVWTMEDRERFKAEEMEKHHVQLTMYRRLALIRWVRTLQERVQEQQNRLQSSFDIILTHRKELLRMGSAAAAVSQ; this is translated from the exons ATGTTCCTGCTGAAGGACCAGAGCTGTGATATGGG AGCGATTCACTCTCAAAGAAACATGCTGAAACAAGATCGACCTGTGAACGCTGCTTTTGGAGGTCACCTTGGAGGTACAAATTCGACCCTGCGTATTCTCGGCAACAACCAGAGGATGTTTGAGAAGGATGGGAACTTCAACTTCCTGGGTCAAGATGAAAACACAATGACTGGAGATGAGAACCGCAACCAAATGCGTCCTCGAGCTTTGGGCCTGACAAGCCGCTATCCACCAACGTCTGCCAACCACTATGTGCCTGGACCCCTGTCTCCCCTCTCTCGCCTTCCCTGCTGGAGCCCCCTGGAACCTCTTCCTGAGATTGACAGTGGAGAAGACACTGGAGGCAGGGTGCCTCCTGATGGAGCAGAAGAGGGCAAAATAGATGAGGAGATGAGGAGAATGAGTGATgatgagaaggaggaagagCAAGAAGACCTTATGAAAGGTAAAGCACAAGAACGGGTGGAGGATATAGAAGAAGATGGGGTGTTGGACTGGGAAGAGAGCGATGAAGACTTTGAGTTGAGTTACAGGTCAGAAAGCTCTTCACCTCTTACCATTGAGAGCGGAGATGTAACTGGGGGAGACTCCCTGAACTTTACGTGGGACCGCATCTGTGTGGGAGGTTCAAACTCAGAAAATAGTGATGCAACCACAAACCTGGAGGGAAAACAGAATGCTGAAGAGGACAAGAAAGCTGAGATGCACCGTAAGAGGCTGGGAGGTTCTAGCCTAGCTGAAGAAGCATGCTCCGATTCAGAGAGTGATCCCTGCTCTGAACTGCCAGAACTCATGGAGGCTGTGTGGACCATGGAAGACCGAGAACGGTTCAAAGCTGAGGAGATGGAAAAGCACCATGTGCAACTGACCATGTACCGTAGGCTCGCCCTGATCCGTTGGGTGCGCACCCTGCAGGAACGTGTCCAAGAACAGCAGAACCGACTCCAGTCCAGCTTCGATATCATCCTCACTCACAGGAAAGAGCTGCTTCGCATGGGCTCAGCTGCAGCTGCTGTTAGCCAGTAA